The genomic segment GCGCAATGGTTTGGGCACTCACTTCCCGATCATCCAGGAATACGCGCACTTGTTCACGCACCTGTTCAAATCCAAAAGACAGTACGCGCGCTTGCATCACCAGCGACCTGCCCACATAGCCGAGGGGATCGATAACCGCCGATACTATGGATACATCTTTAGGCGCGACTGGGTCACCTGTTCCCACAGCGATCACTGGCACGCCCAGATCGACCGCTGCCCGCTCGGGACGCCCACCCAAGTTTTGCCCGCCATCGGAAATGAGCACCACTGCGGCAAGTCCTTCACCCATTGTTTGTTCGCGCAACCCATCTAATGCACCTGCCAGGTTGGTCGCTCGCCCCGCCCATGTAAGTTCTTCTTCTTCGTGCATGGGCGTCAAAACATCGGAAAACCGATATTGCGTCACGCGTGCGCGATCACGCAAATTTTTGAGTGGGGGATCAGCCAGCACGGCTTTTACAACTTCCGATCGCGCGGTATCGCCATCTGCTATTTTCATGCTTTCGCTATCGTCAATGAGCAGGGCGACTAAGGGCAAACGCTGTGTATGCAATGTCAATGCGAGAATCGGCTCCATCAAAAGGCCAATTAGCAAAACAAGTGCCGCGACGCGCACACCCAACAACAATCGATGTATGCCCCTAAGGCGCGAGCGATACATTAGAAAAGAGAGATAAATTCCGGCGCAGCCGACGATTAATAGCAGCCATCCATCTGTGGCGGAAAATCCAATATTGCGCAGCATTGTTATACCTGCCGCTCGCGCAGTCCAGGCAGCGGCAACCGGGGAGCCGCATTCAAATTACCTCCGGCAACTTCACCTTGCGACAATCGAAAAGCGCCTGCGCCAGCAATCATCGCTGCATTGTCCGTACACAAGCGCGTGGGCGGATAAAAAACATCCATCCCGAGTTTGGACGCACCGTCGTCGAGGTGTGCTCGTAGCGCGCGATTGGCGGCTACCCCGCCCGAAAGCAATATTCGCTCTGCACCTGCTTCCCGTGCCGCTTTGAGTGTCTTTTCCACGAGCACATCGACTACAGCCGCCTGAAAACTCGCCGCAATATTCGCTCGAATAGCTTCAAGATCCTCCACTGCGAGATCGCGAACTCGATAGAGTACAGAGGTTTTTAGCCCGCTAAAACTAAAATCAAATCCCGGATCATTGATCAATGCACGCGGAAAATCAAAGGCAACGGGATTCCCTTCTTCGGCAAGCATAGAAATGCGCGGTCCGCCCATGGTGACCTCGCCCTCGCGCAATAACCCCAGTATTTTAGCTACTTTATCAAATGCTTCACCTGCGGCATCGTCGCGCGTGCGTCCCCAGCGCTCATAATTGCCCCACGCACAGACATAAATCAATTCCGTGTGCCCTCCTGAAGCCACCAGTGCCATAAAAGGTGGTACCAGATCAGGGTGCGCCATACTGCCTGCAAATAAATGTCCTTCAATGTGATGCACACCCACAAGGGGCAGTCCCGAACCCAATGCAAGCCCTTTGCTCACGGAAATGCCCACCAGCAGGGAGCCGACCAGGCCGGGCCCTTGTGTCACAGCGATACCACATAGATCGTCCAGTTTCAGGTCGGCTTCTAAAAGTGCTTGATCGACGACGGGAAGGAGTGTTCGTATGTGGTTGCGAGATGCCAACTCGGGTACTACGCCGCCGTAGAGGCTGTGT from the Gemmatimonadota bacterium genome contains:
- the tsaD gene encoding tRNA (adenosine(37)-N6)-threonylcarbamoyltransferase complex transferase subunit TsaD gives rise to the protein MSISDRPILGIETSCDETAAAVVADGHIYSNAIFSQTEHSLYGGVVPELASRNHIRTLLPVVDQALLEADLKLDDLCGIAVTQGPGLVGSLLVGISVSKGLALGSGLPLVGVHHIEGHLFAGSMAHPDLVPPFMALVASGGHTELIYVCAWGNYERWGRTRDDAAGEAFDKVAKILGLLREGEVTMGGPRISMLAEEGNPVAFDFPRALINDPGFDFSFSGLKTSVLYRVRDLAVEDLEAIRANIAASFQAAVVDVLVEKTLKAAREAGAERILLSGGVAANRALRAHLDDGASKLGMDVFYPPTRLCTDNAAMIAGAGAFRLSQGEVAGGNLNAAPRLPLPGLRERQV